A region of Vitis vinifera cultivar Pinot Noir 40024 chromosome 15, ASM3070453v1 DNA encodes the following proteins:
- the LOC100254766 gene encoding GTP-binding protein YPTM2 has protein sequence MNYEYDHLFKILLVGDSGVGKSCLLLRYADDTYSEAYISTIGVDFKICSMERDGRNLKLQIWDTAGQERFRALTCSYYRGAHGVMVVYDVTDQESFDNVKMWVKEVYSTAGKNVNIFLLGNKSDLTADRVVSYKTAKALADEIGAPLMEISAKDGSNVQQAFIAMATAVKERVVKERATDNGRDSGVKTRGKPISQSRSCCGS, from the exons ATGAATTATGAGTA TGATCATCTTTTCAAGATTTTGCTTGTTGGAGATTCTGGGGTTGGCAAATCATGTCTTCTTCTGAGATATGCT GATGATACATATTCTGAGGCTTACATAAGCACCATTGGAGTTGATTTT AAAATTTGCAGTATGGAGCGGGATGGGAGGAACCTTAAACTTCAAATT TGGGACACTGCAGGGCAAGAAAGATTTAGGGCCCTCACTTGCAGCTACTATCGTGGGGCACACGGTGTTATG GTGGTTTATGATGTAACAGACCAAGAGAGTTTCGATAATGTGAAGATGTGGGTGAAAGAAGTTTATTCCACGGCTGGTAAGAATGTCAACATATTTCTACTAGGAAACAAGTCTGATCTCACGGCAGATAGAGTAGTGTCATATAAAACAGCCAAG GCATTAGCTGATGAAATTGGGGCACCTTTAATGGAAATCAGTGCAAAAGATGGAAGTAATGTCCAACAGGCTTTCATAGCCATGGCTACTGCAGTCAAGGAGAG GGTGGTGAAGGAACGAGCCACGGACAATGGCAGAGACTCAGGAGTAAAAACCAGAGGAAAGCCCATTTCACAGAGCCGTAGCTGCTGCGGATCTTAA